In Catharus ustulatus isolate bCatUst1 chromosome 31, bCatUst1.pri.v2, whole genome shotgun sequence, the following proteins share a genomic window:
- the LOC117008982 gene encoding keratin, type II cytoskeletal 3-like: MRQYVEEFKTKYEEEINRRTAAENEFVVLKKDVDCAYMTKVELEAKVGALTDEINFLRCIYEEELSQMQTISRDLSVVVSMDNNRHLDLDSIIEEVRRQYEQIAQSSRAEAEAWYQSRYEELQNTAGKHGDSLRNTKIEIQELTRNVQRLRAEIENVKKQNQQLQAAIAEAEERGEMAVKDARRKLEELECALNKDKEELARLLKEYQELLNTKIALDVEIAMYRKLLEGEENRLCNDSMSNVNVSVVGRTTVSGGRGGMGGGFGGSGMGGGFGGGSCGMGGGFGGGSGMGGGMGGGGICGGGSSFGGGSMGGSCGMGGGMYGGGFSSGSGRMCGSGGGSSSVRRCVTTTSVKSSGVRYAKLERGSVSIHVFCRVHIFPGVDDSAVRSSLRKRSEGMAGAQLPAEFYLEETQVTPGEPAMSRQSVCRSFGVGSKRGFSSCSAVGGGFGGGGRSRISYSSFSTSRGIGGGSGRCGGFSSRSLHNLGGSTRISMGSSYGSGYGCRIGGFGGGFPGGFGGIGGGVIGGGMGGFGGPVRGGPGFPGGIQPVQVDPTLLRPVHVDIDPQIQQVKCQEKEQIKTLNNQFASFIDKVRFLEQQNKVLSTKWELLQQQGPSGPRKNLDVIFENYIQNLRRRLESLLGQRGQLESELQNMRQYVEEFKTKYEEEINRRTAAENEFVVLKKDVDCAYMTKVELEAKVGALTDEINFLRCIYEEELSQMQTISRDLSVVVSMDNNRHLDLDSIIEEVRRHYEQIAQNSRAEAEAWYQSRYEELQSTAGRHGDSLRNTKIEIQELSRNVQRLRTEIENVKKQNHHLQSAIAEAEERGEMATKDARRKLEELECALSKDKEELARLLKEYQELLNIKIALDVEIAMYRKLLEGEENRLCLENPSNVNVSVVGRTTVCGGRSGSFGASNGLGGGVCTVGGGSVIGGSCGVGGGILSGGFSSGSGRMCSTAGGNFMAGGGSSSVRRCVTTTTVKSSGVKY; the protein is encoded by the exons ATGAGGCAGTACGTGGAGGAGTTCAAAACCAA GTACGAGGAGGAGATCAACCGTCGCACGGCTGCCGAGAACGAGTTTGTGGTGCTGAAGAAG GACGTGGACTGTGCCTACATGACCAAAGTTGAGCTGGAAGCCAAGGTGGGAGCTCTGACAGACGAAATCAACTTCCTGAGGTGCATCTATGAGGAG GAGCTGTCTCAGATGCAGACGATCAGTCGGGATCTGTCCGTGGTGGTGTCCATGGACAACAACCGGCACCTGGACCTGGACAGCATCATCGAGGAGGTTCGGCGCCAGTACGAGcagattgcccagagcagccGGGCTGAGGCTGAAGCCTGGTACCAGAGCCGG TATGAGGAGCTCCAGAACACTGCTGGAAAACACGGGGACAGCCTCCGCAACACCAAGATTGAGATCCAGGAGCTGACCAGGAACGTCCAGAGGCTGCGGGCTGAGATTGAGAATGTGAAGAAGCAG aACCAGCAGCTTCAGGCAGCCATTGCTGAGgctgaggagagaggggagatgGCCGTCAAGGATGCCAGGAGGAagctggaagagctggaatGTGCCCTGAACAAGGACAAGGAGGAGCTGGCTCGCCTGCTGAAGGAgtaccaggagctgctgaacaCCAAAATTGCCCTGGACGTTGAGATTGCCATGTACAGGAAGCTGTTGGAGGGGGAGGAGAACAG GCTGTGCAATGACAGCATGTCCAACGTCAATGTCT CTGTGGTGGGCAGGACGACTGTgtctggaggcagaggaggcaTGGGAGGAGGATTCGGAGGCAGCGGCATGGGAGGAGGATTCGGAGGCGGCAGCTGCGGAATGGGAGGAGGATTCGGAGGCGGCAGCGGCATGGGAGGAGGAATGGGAGGAGGCGGCATCTGcggaggaggcagcagctttggAGGAGGCAGCATGGGCGGCAGCTGTGGCATGGGGGGAGGAATGTACGGCGGGGGCTTCTCCTCGGGCAGCGGAAGGATGTGCGGCTCCGGCGGGGGATCCTCCTCCGTGCGGAGATGCGTCACCACCACCTCGGTCAAATCTTCGGGGGTGAGAT ATGCGAAGCTGGAGCGCGGCTCAGTCTCCATCCACGTTTTCTGCCGAGTTCACATTTTCCCTGGTGTCGATGATTCTGCTGTGCGCAGCTCCTTGCGCAAGAGATCTGAGGGCatggctggagcccagctgccTGCCGAGTTTTACCTGGAGGAGACTCAGGTGACTCCAG GAGAACCAGCCATGTCTCGTCAGTCTGTCTGCAGGAGCTTTGGAGTTGGGAGCAAAAGGGgattcagctcctgctctgctgttggTGGTGGCTTTGGAGGCGGTGGCCGGAGCAGGATCAGCTACAGCTCGTTCTCCACATCCAGGGGGATTGGAGGTGGCAGCGGACGCTGTGGAGGATTCAGCAGCCGGAGCCTCCACAACCTGGGGGGCAGCACAAGGATTTCCATGGGCAGCTCTTACGGCAGTGGCTATGGATGTAGAATTGGTGGCTTTGGTGGAGGATTTCCAGGAGGATTTGGTGGCATTGGAGGAGGTGTCATTGGTGGAGGAATGGGCGGCTTTGGTGGCCCCGTCAGAGGTGGCCCTGGGTTCCCTGGAGGCATCCAACCAGTGCAGGTGGACCCGACCCTCCTGCGACCAGTCCACGTGGACATTGACCCTCAGATCCAGCAAGTGAAGtgccaggagaaggagcagatcAAGACTCTGAACAACCAGTTTGCTTCCTTCATTGACAAG GTCCgattcctggagcagcagaacaagGTGCTCTCCACcaagtgggagctgctgcagcagcaagggcCATCGGGACCCAGGAAGAACCTGGATGTGATCTTTGAGAATTACATCCAGAACCTGCGGAGGAGGCTGGAATCTCTGCTGGGGCAGCGGGGCCAGCTGGAGTCAGAGCTGCAGAACATGAGGCAGTACGTGGAGGAGTTCAAAACCAA GTACGAGGAGGAGATCAACCGTCGCACGGCTGCCGAGAACGAGTTTGTGGTGCTGAAGAAG GACGTGGACTGTGCCTACATGACCAAAGTTGAGCTGGAAGCCAAGGTGGGAGCTCTGACAGACGAAATCAACTTCCTGAGGTGCATCTATGAGGAG GAGCTGTCTCAGATGCAGACGATCAGTCGGGATCTGTCCGTGGTGGTGTCCATGGACAACAACCGGCACCTGGACCTGGACAGCATCATCGAGGAGGTTCGGCGGCACTATGAGCAGATCGCTCAGAACAGTCGGGCTGAGGCTGAAGCCTGGTACCAGAGCCGG TATGAGGAGCTCCAGAGCACGGCCGGCCGGCACGGGGACAGCCTCCGCAACACCAAGATTGAGATCCAGGAGCTGTCCAGGAACGTCCAGAGGCTGCGGACAGAGATTGAGAATGTCAAGAAGCAG AACCATCATCTGCAGTCGGCCATCGCTGAGgctgaggagagaggggagatgGCCACCAAGGATGCCAGGAGGAAACTGGAAGAGTTGGAATGTGCCCTGAGCAAGGACAAGGAGGAGCTGGCTCGCCTGCTGAAGGAgtaccaggagctgctgaacaTCAAGATTGCTCTGGACGTTGAGATTGCCATGTACAGGAAGCTGCTGGAGGGGGAGGAGAACAG GCTCTGCTTAGAGAACCCATCCAACGTGAATGTCT CTGTGGTGGGTAGAACTACCGTGTGTGGAGGCAGATCTGGCAGCTTTGGAGCCAGCAATGGCCTGGGCGGAGGAGTGTGCACGGTTGGCGGTGGGAGCGTCATCGGCGGCAGCTGTGGTGTGGGAGGAGGGATCCTCAGTGGTGGCTTCTCCTCTGGGAGTGGGAGgatgtgcagcactgcaggtggcaACTTCATGGCCGGGGGCGGCTCCTCCTCAGTGCGGAGATGTGTCACCACCACGACGGTCAAATCCTCTGGGGTCAAATACTGA
- the LOC117009197 gene encoding acanthoscurrin-2-like: protein MSRQSVCRSFAVGGRKGFSSCSAVGGGFGGGGGRSKISYSSYSSSRGGGGGGHCGGFSSRSLHNMGGSRGIAIGGCIGGGYGGGGYGGGGYGGRMGGLGGGMSCGGMGGGGMGMGGFGGGMGGGGGMGGFGGGMGSGGMGGMGGFGGPGFPGGIQPVQVDPSLLRPIHVEIDPQIQQVKTQEKDQIKTLNNQFASFIDKVRV from the coding sequence ATGTCTCGTCAGTCTGTCTGCAGGAGCTTTGCAGTCGGGGGGAGAAAGGgattcagctcctgctctgctgttggTGGCGGATTTGGAGGCGGTGGCGGCCGGAGCAAGATCAGCTACAGCTCGTACTCCTCAtcccggggaggaggcggaggAGGACACTGTGGGGGGTTCAGCAGCCGGAGCCTCCATAACATGGGGGGCAGCAGAGGGATCGCCATAGGTGGATGCATAGGCGGTGGATACGGTGGCGGTGGATACGGTGGCGGTGGATACGGTGGCAGGATGGGCGGCCTTGGTGGAGGAATGAGCTGTGGAGGAATGGGTGGTGGTGGAATGGGAATGGGTGGCTTTGGTGGTGGAATGGGTGGTGGGGGAGGAATGGGTGGCTTTGGTGGTGGAATGGGCAGTGGGGGAATGGGTGGAATGGGCGGCTTTGGTGGTCCCGGTTTCCCTGGGGGCATCCAGCCGGTGCAAGTCGACCCCAGTCTCCTGCGTCCGATCCACGTTGAGATTGACCCCCAGATCCAGCAAGTCAAAACCCAGGAGAAGGATCAGATCAAGACCCTGAACAACCAGTTTGCCTCCTTCATTGACAAGGTGAGAGTTTAG